Proteins from one Niallia circulans genomic window:
- a CDS encoding SH3 domain-containing protein, which produces MTSLVGTDGELKVLRTERHTTKQVYTTRMEKRELEKNISSLDIRDAWNIRSVLESIKDSFMEHVTRVRKLVQESPAKRLVVTGIFTILFSLGASTASACIQEYTYEVKKNETVSEIAKQHGVTAEAILTVNGKVSNGDKILLPKVQDKKVSATVLNIRAKATTDSSIIGKKKQGEVVKVSFTKNGWAGVLIDGRLAYVSADYLTDVKGKATEAVNKSVTKYVTADTLRVRSNPSTKAAVIASYKEGTKVSVKSEENGWAQIEYKGKKAYISSAYLTKTAPSSEPSKAVTKTDSKTYTIKKGDTFYKISKSFGISVSLLQEANPKVNATKLRIDQVINIPAITSSDSLIKVEATIGGISPDGTVRFITTDGITYAAKAGTDGILNSLYDNQGKKLTLTVKAKRGEQMMITAIK; this is translated from the coding sequence ATGACAAGCTTAGTAGGAACTGACGGCGAGCTGAAGGTCTTAAGAACAGAGAGACATACGACCAAACAAGTCTATACTACTAGAATGGAAAAAAGAGAATTAGAAAAAAACATTTCCAGCTTAGACATAAGAGATGCTTGGAATATTAGAAGTGTTCTTGAAAGCATAAAGGACAGCTTTATGGAGCATGTCACTAGAGTTAGGAAATTGGTGCAGGAAAGTCCTGCCAAACGGCTGGTGGTTACAGGTATCTTTACTATTCTATTTTCGTTAGGTGCAAGTACTGCATCAGCCTGCATCCAAGAATATACATATGAAGTAAAAAAGAATGAGACAGTTTCAGAAATTGCGAAACAGCACGGAGTTACAGCAGAAGCGATCCTAACAGTGAACGGCAAAGTATCTAACGGAGATAAAATTCTTCTTCCAAAGGTGCAAGACAAAAAAGTGTCTGCGACAGTGCTTAATATTCGTGCCAAAGCAACAACAGACAGCAGTATTATAGGGAAGAAGAAGCAGGGAGAAGTCGTTAAAGTGTCATTTACAAAAAACGGCTGGGCTGGCGTTCTTATTGATGGACGTCTTGCATATGTAAGCGCTGATTATTTGACAGACGTAAAAGGGAAAGCAACTGAAGCTGTCAATAAGTCTGTTACGAAGTATGTGACAGCTGACACATTGAGAGTAAGATCAAATCCATCCACAAAAGCTGCTGTAATAGCCTCATATAAAGAAGGAACGAAGGTATCAGTTAAATCAGAAGAAAATGGCTGGGCACAAATTGAATATAAAGGGAAAAAGGCTTATATCAGCAGTGCTTATTTAACAAAGACTGCACCAAGCAGTGAACCAAGCAAAGCTGTGACGAAAACAGACAGCAAAACCTATACAATAAAAAAAGGGGACACATTTTATAAAATCAGCAAAAGCTTCGGAATTTCTGTATCTCTTTTACAGGAGGCTAATCCGAAGGTCAATGCAACAAAACTGCGCATTGACCAGGTAATCAATATCCCCGCAATAACATCCTCCGACAGTTTAATAAAGGTTGAAGCGACAATCGGCGGGATTAGTCCAGACGGTACGGTCCGTTTTATCACGACGGATGGCATTACTTATGCAGCAAAAGCAGGTACTGATGGAATCTTAAACAGCTTATATGACAATCAGGGCAAAAAGCTGACATTGACCGTAAAGGCAAAGCGTGGTGAGCAGATGATGATTACTGCCATCAAATAA